A window of Castanea sativa cultivar Marrone di Chiusa Pesio chromosome 8, ASM4071231v1 genomic DNA:
TGCGTCGTCTATGTCTATCACTCTGCATGCTTTTCGTGCCCTCAAATTcgatttttaatttcattttcaattagttatctttcttttctttttttatcatattcatatatatactataaaatattttatctctGCTATCGATCAGTGAACGTGACAGGTGAGTGAACACATGCAATGCAAAAACTTTATCTATCATCCCcttcatattgcttcacaaagCTTCCGAGTATTGGACGGGACATGAGCTAGACACGTGGCGTTTTTGGATACGTCCCGTGTCTGTATTCTGTGTAATACACAGTAGCACTAATATTGCATTCttgtccctctctctctctctctctctctctctctcactttgagGACCACGTAACCCTATGTGTTTGTTCCACGATCCATAGAGTTATGGCTTAATTCTTAACACATTTTGAAATGTGGGTTTTGTTATTACCACCATTTTGgccagaagagagagagagagaatattgtTGGTAAACAAACAAGCGCTCATTATTCGATGAGATATATAATGTATACTTAAAAAAGATATGAAGTACAAAGATAAGATAATAAATGCAATCACAAGAATAGCAGTCATCATTTCTCAACAGTTAGAAATGGAAAACACACAATAATAAAGATGGTGGAGGTTCAAATAGGGGCATCCTGTTTGGTTAGGACACTTTCATCAACCTCATAATAATTTCAGTAGCTACATAGCACAGAGGAACTAGCATGCTACTCACAGGGTACCATTCGGCTTTAGTAGAATCCATTAGACTTTTGACTTCCCTGATCTGTTCCGGCTAATGCCTGGTCCAACTTTCCCTGCTTGTTATTGCCATCAAGCTTTAGCCCAAAGTGAATGTGAGGAAAATGTGCCCActgcaaataaaaaaataaagttactAGCATCATTCACAGCATTTTATATTGGGAGAGAATTTGCTACAACCTTGTATGCTGCAATTATTGTATAAAGGGTATTGTGACAACTAAAGAGAAGTGACAGCAAATCATGAGTTAAGCTGAGTATGTGTACCGCACATGATTCTTGAACACTTGTTACTTCTCTTTGACTGCCACATGACTCTATATGTAGCAATTACTGCATACAAGGTTGCAGTATATCTTTTCccatttaaattttgatttaaattttgcatttttatcaACGATCACATTGTTTGACTATGTTAAGTAAAGTTTAATATATGATATTTTTAACATCTTAAATGGGACATAAAACAGacccaaaatttaaaactagAACTGACTTTGATACCATGACTAACAAAGTGTGGTATATGCCAAAGCAAATGATAACTATAGAGTGGTGATGACAACAGTAATGACTTGAAGTAAAAAAGATACATGAAATTTACAGAAATCGAAGTAAATTTCGTCAAGCAATCATATTCCTATGGCTAGTTTCTCTTTGTCTTGGTCTTGCTAAGAATATTCATTGCGTATTCAATAAGAAGATGCACTTAAGAACATCTTAAAGCAAGTGAAGTACTGGCAAAAGGTTTATTTACTCATGCTATTAGTCCCTCTATGAAAACAAATGCCATACAATAAATCATTTGGCACTGCCTTCATTGTCTTCGACTTGATCATCATGTCTACAAATCAATGGGTATGATCCAATTTTACAAACTTTGGTTACAATAAGTACCAGTGAGATCATGAGGGATCATACCCATTAATTGTTAAACAAATGTACCCATCTAATGTACAATGTAGTCAAACGATCATAAGAGGTGCAGGTAAACCTAAAACATAaactttacttttattaatGCATTGAACAACATCATATGAGCATTAAATCTAACATAAACCTTTTGTCCCCCCTAATTTCTCACATGATTTGAACTGTTGACCTCACACATTGgcaattttaagttttaaccccTAGATGTGATTTAGCCAACAAGCAAAATGGCAAGAGAAGCAAAGCTTGTCCCATCACTGTATATATACGATTAAGAAAAGCAACTTCAATTCTATCTATATTTTGTGATTAAGATTTATTTCTTGAATCATGTGTACAAAGTGTTGCGTCATTTAACACAGGATATTAGATACacatttgaatttataaaatttaatctgaaCATTAAATTGATTCATTTCTGAGATAATTTTCATTGATAAAGTATAAGAGAAATTCCATGGACAATATTGTGCCGCATCATCCGAATATCTTATTTTTCCAAGTAAATAGAAACATTGAGATTATGTGAACACCAAGTAGAGTTACTCGCTAGCTCTACGAGCTGTGCAAGTTCAACAAGTTCAATCGCTTGTCATGTGATATTTATTAAAGAAGACTTCATATTTATAAACATTATACGATAGGTTATCAATATTTAGTGATCTTGGTGCAGCAAGTTCTTACATTTGTGTAaagggttatttatttttaggtaaattacccccaaaaaaagatatctttttattttattttagctaaaaaaataaatgaataaactaTCACCCAATTTACCAtgcacttcttttttttttgataagccaTGCACTTCTTAAACCTTAAAACTAAACAATTAACCAAAAattaactttatttaaaaatgaaaataacctCCAATCGTTATTAATTTCTATTAAACtaaagataaatttatttaaactatcACCAAAATTAACTAAAGATAAACTATCGCCCAATTTACCATGCACTTCATAAACCTTAAaactaaacaaattttttttttttttgagattttgaaactaaacaattaaccaaaaaaagtaACATTTTTCGAAAATGAAAATAACCTCCATTCGTTATTAATTTCTATTATATTAAAGTTTAATTCATTAAAGAGCCCTAACTTCAGCCTTAAACACTCTAATTCACATAAACAACCTAAACATTCAAAATTGGAAATCCCTCTGATGTAcgtaaaatatatttaatttcatataaatcaaTAACGAAGGGAGGTTATTTGCAATTTTTGGGTAATGTTGGCGAATTGATTACTTagttttaaagtttagggaaaTGTAAATTAAGTGATATTTTATGATGGTCTTTAcccctatttttaatttttttatttaaagatcAGGACATCGATAACCTATAATATGTAGAATTTAATGCAAATATGCAAtactatttttcttctccttttcccCCTCATTTGCATTTTCTTTCCTATTAAGTAAGATTCAAAAACACCACTAcaccatccccccccccccccctaccaCCTGCTCCATGATCAAAGAAAATCTAATACCCATACAATCAATATAATATCGAACTCTAGTAAAAGCATGTGATTAGATAACTAAAAAACACTTAtcagtataaaaagaaaaagaaaataagaatataaaaaataatgtaatgtaAGTGTAAATCCATTAACTCCTCTAATTTCTTAATATAAATCACCCAtgaattcattatttttctacTCTTCCCAtattgatgatttctataaaaaaattttaaaaaaaacacacacacacactgaaacaaacaaacaaacaaaatgctaaaaatatgagagagagagagagagagagagaggcaataTTGATATTGAAGAGCAACACGGCCTTAGCTCCTATGGCTTGACGACACTAATTAAAGGCAAGGTCATCAATTAGAAGATTTTGTAGGGAGAAGAGTGATGGGACTTGTTGAGGTAGTCGATGACAAGGGGTATGGCCACATGGGTGGCTCGACTTCTTGAACTTGTTTGCATCAATGTCTCTTTGTTGACGGCTGAGAATCCAAGAAGcaaggagagagaaatgaggAGGAAAAGAAATAGTAGAAGAGAGAATTAAGGGGAAGAAGGGGATTGATATATGTTGGAAGGGTAAAGTACTTAATCATTCGAATGGATCAGGTTATACgttgtaaaaaattatttaactaaaaaaatcacctagaaaaataaaactagaagGCCGCAACCAGCTACTCACTCATTCAAAACCTAACCATTCAAGTCGAGATAGATTAGGCAAGTTGCCGATCATCTATAGTGGTGCTAATGACACGAGTTGTTTTATCAATGAATTCTTGCAAATTGCTACCAATTACCACCATGAAGAAGTTCAAGTATTGTTGGCCTATTTTTATTGGAGTGAATTTTATAGATTAATCCTACATTAAAAGTGATGTAAGgtacacaaaattttcattttatgaaatttagaAGAGGTGATTGATAAACAGTCTTATCTCATTATTTTAGAGTAAATAATCTTACGATAATGATATTTATAATGTACTTCCAACTTTTAATAAAAGAACCCTAGAATTAATAAAAAGGTTGATTATTGCATTGCTAGAATTGGtgttaaggaaaaaaagaagaagacagaaTTAACATAAGTTTTCCATTAATATGACTACCTAAGGTAGCGGAACATATATAGGTCATAATATAACAATGATGTACCACCCCTCTGCTCTCAATTTGTTAATTCTTGTAGTGTGAGTGTGACCTTTAGAGTTTGATGCATACATTATTTACAGTCATTAAGACATCTATGAAGCTAGGTTGTTTGTCTATTCCGTATGAGTTCACTGATATAACTTAAAACCACCGGCATTCATTATAGTTTACTACTTAATTTGTTTACCCTAAAGATAGAAACAGCAAGTACCTAGAAATGTGGTAGAATATTGCTTAACTTACAAGATTGTACACAAAACGCCAAGATAAGAATTTCATTAGATGGCCTCTTTTTCACCATGGTATAAGGCTTTAAATGGAACTATAGGGCTGGAAAAGGAGAGAAAGACAAAAGGGAAAGGAACTATGGAGCCCGTCATATAATAGATCTGTTTGtttcctatccaaaaaaaaaaaaaaagatctgtTTGCCTAGGCTTATAAGTTGACTTGTTTTTTAAGATAGCTTTTGAACAGTTTTTTGaagcttcatttttctttgttaggCACAGTGTATGTACCTTTACCTAAATTATTCTTTAAGTCAAACAAACGAATTAATTTAAACTATCCCAAGTGAACATTGAGATGGTTGACATTTTGAGAGTGGAATTGTATGTCATTTTGTCAGGCAGCAAGTAAATTAGAGCGATCTAAATGGTTTTTTATTCACCACTCACATTCTTTGCAGCTGTACTAAAAGCTTCCCTGTGACTGATGTCAGGATTACTAGCCTTAATCCTTTGGATTTCCTCCCTGCAAAGTGCAACAAATAAGTTACATGCAAACTCAAGGTATATGCATGTTACTAATCTCTCAATTTCAAGACCAAATCCAATTCCTACCATCACTCATAATCAAGTtagtctgagagagagagatagagagttAAAACCATTTTACTTACTTAATAAACCTGTTATATGCTGAAGGAACCCGTTGTCTCTTCTCTGGAGCTGTGAtgtacataaaaatttaaaacacaatttAGATTGCTTTTACCAATTGTAAGTACAATGCTTTGAATACAATTATAGGCATAGGAATTTGTTGCATAATGAACATGTGTATGATTAGTATTATTAAGCATTGAATATTGACTAACTATAATCTTAAATATACTGGGAAGTAGTCCAAAAGTTCATGGTCTTTTAACATTCTATCTGTTAACCTATGCTGTGGTCAATTGCTCCTTCGTTTTTTAGGCACTTCAGTGCAACTTCTCAATCACGCTCCATCTGTTAACACATGCTGTGTCCTGGTGTATCATTGAATCTGAATTAAGTTCTCATAGTCTAGACCTCTATAGGTAGCCTATTTATTCGAGTTCTTAGTGAAAACAAAATTGGAACTGTAAAAGACAATGAAGGTTCTTACGCTACCTCTGCTATGATTTAATGATGAATCAAATTAGTTAGGTAAAGTCACCATCTTTGGAGGGTCCATGGATCACGTGCTTAATTTGGGCACTTAAAGATTTGCAAAACTaataaacttatattatatgacCCATGGCCTCGACGATGAAGTGGTTCTGCCTGCTTATGTACTTTTGCCAGTTGGGTAGAGACACTGTGTTCAAAGCTATATTGGCTATCATTAATTAAGCCTAAGAAGGTTGTTTACGCATTTAAACTTTATTGTATTAtactatttattatattatgttCCTACAAATATGTTTCATACCTATGAATTAATGTCTATATATGTATACACATTAGTATAAACTCATGAATATGAacacagaaagagagagagagagacttacgGCGAATGGGGGCCATTCTGGGTTGTTCATGCTCTACAGTCTCAAATGCAGAAAACTTATTGCATTTGGAAGATGACCCACAGTCATCAGAGCTTATGTGCTGCTTCTGCTCCAACAAGAGAAAGAATTAGACCACCATATATACACTTGCAAAATCTTTCCCCTTATTTTTTGCTTAGGGAGAGCTttgaataagattttttttagtcAGAATTACAACTTAGATTAATCGGAATCTTGGAGCATTTTAAAGGACTAAGTTGTATACAAAAGGAAATTAAGTCCTTTCTTAGACTAGAAAATTAAGTACTATAAACATTCTAATATTTTGGCAGAGAATAAAATATAGTCACCCATAGCAATCTCCAAGAGAAGCTCTAACTCAACTGGCACATTCTCTTTTAAGAGGAGGGTGAGATCATAGTTTTCAAGACCCGTTGAGTGActcaacaataaaagaaaaaaaaaaattttccaagaaaaacTATTCCAAAGGAATTTGATAACATATGTACCTGGGGATCTTGAGGAGGAACTGCTTGAACCGTAGCTCCCATGTTAACTGACAGCAAATTAGCACAATGTCCGCATCTTACAGTCACAATGTTGAACAAACTGCTGCATGGTACACTAACCTGCCAATACCCattttgcaaaacaaaaacaaaaaatcatttgtAAGATAAAACCATGTTTTTGAACTTTTGTCTTGTGTAACTTTGaaggcccccccccccccccccggcggCCCGGCCAGCTGGCTCtcactatctctctctctctctttatctcacACAAACATACAAAGTATATGGAACCCAAAATGTTTTACTAACAGAAGTACACACCACCACACCGTATTAAACCATAACCCGAAACCTAAAGCATTACACCAATAAGTCAAGAATGTGGAGCCTCAGCCACTTATGACCATATAAAGCTcccaagatttaaaaaaaaaaaaaaatgaacaagcAGTAAAGAAATTCTTACAGTTCAACAACTAGCCAAAGTGCACCTTCTAGTCTATGAATCTAGaagaaaatattagaaaatatagaagaagaagagggctGGATATGCATAAATTTCAGCAACTTGATTATATATGACTTTCATTCattcttttaataatatatttttttttttctgggcaAGAAAAATGTGTTGAATTCACTCTGCAAAGAGAGCAGCTACAGCGCTTATTAGCATTGACCTC
This region includes:
- the LOC142608426 gene encoding putative axial regulator YABBY 2 — encoded protein: MSLDMMASSERVCYVHCNFCNTILAVSVPCSSLFNIVTVRCGHCANLLSVNMGATVQAVPPQDPQKQHISSDDCGSSSKCNKFSAFETVEHEQPRMAPIRPPEKRQRVPSAYNRFIKEEIQRIKASNPDISHREAFSTAAKNWAHFPHIHFGLKLDGNNKQGKLDQALAGTDQGSQKSNGFY